The following proteins come from a genomic window of Corallococcus sp. NCRR:
- a CDS encoding autorepressor SdpR family transcription factor, producing the protein MMRTQEVFKAISDPTRRRVLKLLQGGSKSAGELAEAFDITKGSLSHHFNVLKAADLVRCERRGQQIVYSLNTTVFEDVAAVLLDLFKVEKGKGEQS; encoded by the coding sequence ATGATGCGAACGCAGGAGGTCTTCAAGGCCATTTCCGACCCGACCCGGCGCAGGGTGCTCAAACTCCTGCAGGGCGGCTCGAAGTCAGCGGGAGAGCTCGCGGAGGCGTTCGACATCACCAAGGGGTCGCTGTCGCATCACTTCAACGTGCTCAAAGCCGCGGACCTGGTGCGCTGTGAGCGGCGCGGGCAGCAAATTGTCTACTCCCTCAATACGACCGTGTTCGAGGACGTAGCGGCAGTCCTGCTCGACCTCTTCAAGGTCGAAAAGGGGAAGGGAGAGCAGTCATGA
- a CDS encoding RICIN domain-containing protein has translation MPSLKWLLLATLAIACVASAASPAPTYQTQTLEGWPVRIDERLLTAENKPATDKALVLLAAQLKEVVRLVPAGPVAQLRKVTLWLSPPYPNDGQRATYHVSEDWMRRNGRNLAMLKSIELTSVFILEQEIKRMPLLMLHELSHAYHDQVLGWDHAGLAALYARAMASKSYECVERWKSPERPSVFEPAYAMTDVGEYFAESSEAFFGRNDFYPFTREELGRHDPGMLALLQQVWQVPPPTTPAPPTTPAPPPVSSGPDTRCHYRLTTLWQGEGMSLDILYDGEANNVPILARTRETDGQMWKLTPEANGYYRLTTVWRGSTLSLANAGGNRPLLVKSAAVPEQRWKLNPEPNGIYRLTTQAQGDGLSLDVVNDSRANNIPILAKTGCNDSGQLWKLTPVAVP, from the coding sequence ATGCCCTCTCTCAAATGGCTCCTCCTGGCCACCCTGGCAATCGCTTGCGTCGCCTCCGCGGCCAGCCCTGCTCCCACCTACCAGACCCAGACCCTGGAGGGCTGGCCGGTTCGCATCGATGAGCGCCTGCTGACGGCGGAGAACAAGCCCGCGACGGACAAGGCCCTGGTGCTCCTGGCGGCGCAGCTCAAGGAGGTCGTCCGGCTCGTCCCCGCGGGCCCCGTGGCTCAGCTCCGCAAGGTGACGCTGTGGCTGTCGCCGCCCTATCCCAACGATGGGCAGAGGGCGACGTACCATGTCTCCGAAGACTGGATGCGCCGGAATGGCCGCAACCTGGCGATGCTGAAGAGCATCGAGCTCACGAGCGTCTTCATCCTTGAACAGGAAATCAAGCGGATGCCCTTGTTGATGCTCCACGAACTCAGCCACGCCTACCATGACCAGGTGCTCGGCTGGGACCACGCCGGCCTCGCGGCCCTCTATGCGCGCGCGATGGCAAGCAAGAGCTACGAGTGCGTGGAGCGCTGGAAGAGTCCCGAGCGGCCCAGCGTGTTCGAGCCTGCCTATGCCATGACCGACGTGGGGGAGTACTTCGCGGAGAGTTCAGAGGCGTTCTTCGGGCGCAACGACTTCTACCCCTTCACGCGTGAAGAGCTGGGCAGGCACGACCCGGGGATGCTCGCGCTGCTCCAGCAGGTGTGGCAGGTGCCCCCTCCCACGACCCCCGCCCCGCCCACGACTCCCGCCCCGCCGCCGGTGTCCTCCGGCCCCGATACCCGCTGCCACTACCGGTTGACGACCCTGTGGCAGGGCGAAGGCATGTCGCTGGACATTCTCTATGACGGCGAGGCCAATAACGTGCCCATCCTCGCCAGGACGCGCGAGACCGACGGGCAGATGTGGAAGCTGACTCCGGAGGCCAACGGCTACTACCGGCTGACGACCGTATGGCGTGGGAGCACCCTGTCCCTGGCCAACGCCGGCGGCAACCGCCCCCTGCTCGTCAAATCGGCGGCGGTTCCGGAGCAGCGATGGAAGCTGAATCCGGAGCCCAACGGCATCTACCGGCTGACGACCCAGGCGCAGGGCGACGGGCTGTCTCTGGACGTCGTCAATGACAGCAGGGCCAACAACATCCCCATCCTCGCCAAGACCGGCTGCAATGACTCCGGGCAGCTGTGGAAGCTGACCCCGGTCGCCGTGCCCTGA